Genomic window (Candidatus Nitrosocosmicus franklandus):
CCATTATAGTATCAATGTAACAGGTGTCATATTCAATGGAACATTCCCTCAATCTCAAAAGCCTGAAGGTGTAGAGACGGGAACGCTATCTGTGGAAATTCTTTCTCCAAAGAATGGTGAAACAGTAAATATTGATAGCCCTATCACAATTAATGGTAGTTCTAGCTATCCACAAGATTATGACTGCGAGGTTCTTTTGGCTACAGGCAATCCTGATGCAGAAGTTATAGCACCTACCAGTTCCAATAACTCGAACTTTAAGAAAACATTGGCTAAAGGTATGAATGGTTCTGGAGATTATAGGAATTGGAGCTTAGTTGTGGAACCAGGCACTACTAACCTTAAGAACGGTTCTCAATCCTTAACTGCCAAATTACAATGTTACTCTCCACTTTCAGCTGTTAAACTTGCCAAAGTAAATGTGGTGGCAGCTTTACCACAACTTGATCTCTCTGTACTATCTGTGGAAATTCTTTCTCCAAAGAATGGTGAAACAGTAAATATTGATAGCCCTATCACAATTAATGGTAGTTCTAGCTATCCACAAGATTATGACTGCGAGGTTCTTTTGGCTGCAGGAAGTTCGGCCGAAAGGATAGCACCTACCAGTTCCAATAACTCGAACTTTAAGAAAACATTGGCTAAAGGTATGAATGGTTCTGGAGATTATAGGAATTGGAGCTTAGTTGTGGAACCAGGCACTACTAACCTTAAGAACGGTTCTCAATCCTTAACTGCCAAATTACAATGTTACTCTCCACTTTCAGCTGTTAAACTTGCCAAAGTAAATGTGGTGGCAATTTTACCTCCTCCTGCTGAGCTGAAAACAATGGATGTAAGTATTGATAAGATTGGTCAGGGTCTAAATCAAAGAATTATAATCGGGGCGAATGATGCCACTACTGATGATGCCTTAGAGGGCACCACCATAACAGGATCGATAAATGATCAAAAATTTTCTGGTTCAACTGATGCGGATGGTAAGTACTCAACTAGCATACCTACAAATTTGTTAGAATCTGGTGATACCATCACCGTGTCTACAACTGTAACCAAAGAAGGGTACAAACTAAAAAAAACTAGCACCTCTTTCGAAGGGACTCCTATAAATGCCGAAACTGGAACTGCTACACCATCGCCTTCTGCAGAAGGTGATGAAGCGAAAAGTGAAGCAGATTTGGCAGACAGAATCTTTGAAGATGTACAGAAACAATTAAGTGATCAAGGAATCAATATCCCATTACCATTCGGATAACACTTTTTATTAAATTATGACAAATGGTTAACGAAGAATATTTTCTATAGTTCGCTATTAATTTTCTATTATTCGTGTGTTTTCCGCACTCAAAATAACAAGGTTATTATTCTCAAACACTCTAGTTATTTTGAATTTGGTTTAATGGAAGACAATAAATATAAATTCTTGATTCTTGAATTGGGCATTGCCATACTTAACGATGATAACGAAATATTACATTTTAAGAAATTTCACGATCCATTGAAATCCCATATAAAATTAAAAATGAATGATTTTGAAGAGATTTCGGAGAATTTGGAATTTTTCAAATTCAAACCTAGCGCAATTGTAACCAATTATCCTTCACTTATTGGAATTCTTAAAAAAATTAGTGAGACGGTAGAAAAAATTTCGCCTAATGAAGAAAGACTCCTTCAGATTAATAAGAAAGAAATATATTCAAGAATAGGGATTTTTGAAAACGATGACTCTAAGAATAATGACGAAACATTAAATTCTATTATAAGGGATTTTTCATTAAAATGGTCATCATTAAAGGTACAGGAAGCTTCTGCACAACTTGACTTACATATCAGTCAATCAGTAAATGCACTAGATGAAATTGATAAAATTCTGAATACCGTAGGAACACGAGTAAGGGAATGGTATGGTTTACACTTTCCTGAACTTGATAACTTGTTACAGAATATAGTTACATATGCAAGTATAGTATCAAAATCTGGAGAACGCAATGAAATTACTAGAGAATCTCTAGCTGCTCTGGAAATCCCTGAAAACAAAATCGAAATTATAATTGATACTGCACATAGAAGCAAAGGTGGAAAGATAACTGAGGAAAATCTCTCAATATTACAAGATCTTGCAGATCAAGTCATCTCTCTAAGTCAGATTCGTAAAACTTTGGAAGGACATATAGAATCCTCAATGGATGAAATCGCTCCAAATATGAAGGAACTACTTACTGCAACCGTGGGTGCGAGGCTAATTGCGAAGGCAGGAAGTTTAAAAAGATTGGCATCTCTGTCTTCTAGTACAATCCAAATTCTTGGTGCTGAAAAGGCACTATTTAGAACACTTAAAACAGGTGCCAATCCTCCCAAGCATGGATTACTCTTTCAGCATCCTGTTATTCATTCAGCTCCAAAATGGCAAAGAGGTAAACTCGCAAGGGCCATTTCAGCTAAAGCTGCCATTGCAGCAAGAGTTGATTTGTATGGTCAAACTCCTCTAGTTGATAATATGTTGTCAAGTAAACTAAATGACCGGATTGTGGAAATTCAGCAAAAATACAAAGAACCTTCTGAGCCTCAAAAGCTAAGAAGCCAAGAACAAACTCAAAGGTTTAGAAAAGGGGATAACAAGAGATACAATGGTAATAAAAGAACGAGATATGGTAAGAGGAAGGATGAGCCGAGAGAAAAAGACAGGGATTTCAAGTTCAAAAGAAACAAGTATAAAAAGCGGTTCCATAAATCTAATAAGAAATAGGTACTCTAGGGCATTGTGAGATAAAGAGGAATGAATAATCTGTCGGTTTTTAAAGAGTTTGATAATGGATCGTATGTCATGCTTATAGATAATATGAAAGAACGTTACTTGGCAACTCGAAACATGGATTTACAAAAGAGCGTATATGGTGAAAAACTAATCAAGTTAGACGATATAGAATATAGGATCTGGGAACCCTTTAGAAGTAAATTAGCTGCGGCAATCCTGAGAAACCTAGAACAGAATCCAATCAAAGAATCTTCATCTGTCCTTTATTTAGGAGCTTCAACTGGCACAACAGTGAGTCATGTATCGGATATAATTGGAAACAAGGGAATGGTTTTTGCAGTTGAACCTTCTGCAAGAGTAGCAAGAGAATTTCTCGAAAATGTAGCATCAAGGAGAAAGAATGTAATACCGATTTTAATGGACGCTAGAAATCATTTGCAATACTATTCTTACTATGGGCTGGTAGACGTCGTTTATTCAGATATTGCACAACCTGACCAAACTGACATTGCAATTAATAATTGTAAGAGCTATCTAAAAAAGGATGGCCATCTTGTTATCATCATCAAAACTCGAAGCATCGACGTACTATTGGATCCCAAAGCTGTAACCAAAAACGAAGCTAGAAAATTGGAAATGAATAACTTTGAAATATTGCAGATCGTTGACTTGGAACCGTTTGATAGGGATCATTCTTTTATCCATACCAGATACAAGGGTTGAGGCAAATTTTTCCAGGTAACTAGAGAATTTTGGTTTGAGCCAGATCTGATAGTAAATACTTTACGGGATTCCACGAATATCTGATGTGTTCTTTGACCAATGTATTTTCTATATTGTTTCTTAAAAAGATTTTTGTTTTGGGATCAGAAGGGTAGCCTGATCCAATCTGCTGATTCAGCCTTCTTCCGATCTTTTCTATTTGTCTGTCTCTAGTAACTTTTGCAATTATTGAGGCAGCAGAAACTACAATGTTGTCCAAATCTGCCTTATGATAGCAGTAAATTTTTACGTCCCGATTTACAAGATTTTGAACTATGCTTTGTTTAAACCTGACTAAATTTACATCACAGGCATCGATTATAATCTTGTCTGCGAATATATTATTTGAAATTATAGTCATGAATTTTGCTTCTAATAAATTCAATTTCTTTTGATTTACATAAAAATCGATCGTTTTGGGATCTATCCTACATATAAAAATCGATTTAGCATGCGAGACTATCTTCGGATAAAGGCGTTCCCTCTTCAAGTAAGTCAGCTTTTTCGAATCAGCCACACCCTCGCTTTGCAATTGTAGGATACTATTTTTGTCTAGAGCAATTCCTGCAACAACAAGAGGACCCATAATTGAACCACGACCTGCCTCGTCAATTCCTCCTAAAATCAATTAATTTTGATTTCAATTTTGAACATATATATCTTATTAGATCTATCTTTTTAATAAGAATAATGAGGAGGAACGATTTACTGCTATGAAGAACGATCCTTATGTAGCATATATAATGATGATCAAATTCTATCTTTCTAAAGAAAATAGAACAACAGCATACTAAAGCAAAAAATCAGAAATATAAAATCTGATCCTTATTAATTCTATTGTATTATATTAGATCAGCTTTTTATTTACAGGAATTGAATTTGAAATCAAGAAAAATCCCATTAATACTTTTTTTTGCAGATATACACTTGATGATACAATTTAATCTAGATACAAAACATCTAGTTCCAATAAATTTTCCAATTCTACATAAATAGAGGTTCAATCCTCTTAATTATCCTGCAACAAAATTTTGATACCCAATCATGGACAGTGGTAAAAGAAGGTGAAACTCGTATATTAGTACCTTCACTTTCACTAGTCCAAAAAGAACCTTCAAAATTCCCCGCATTTTTTAATCCAGCTGCAAAATTCAACCGGGAAATTTCGATTTTGATATATAGGGACTTTTTACAAAGTCCGAGAAAGAATCTAACCTTTGTGGATTCTCTATGCGGTGTAGGATCTAGGGGTTTGAGGGTCGCAAAAGAGGTTTCAAACATCGGAAAGGTTTTTTTTAATGACTATAATTTAATGGCAATACAAACTGCGAAATTTAGTTCGGTTCTCAATGACGTGTATAATAAATGTACTTTTTCAAATTCAGATGTTTGTAATTTTTTACAAAATTTTTCTAATTATTCGGAAAAAGGTACAATTATTGATCTAGATCCTTTTGGTTCTCCGGCACAATACCTGGATTGTGTTCTGCGAGCGATTGAAAATAATGGTATGATTTCTATTACCGCTACAGATACAGCCGTACTATTAGGAGTCTATCCTAAAGTATGTAATAGAAAATATTATGGAATTCCTATACGTACTAAGTACTCACTTGAGGTTGGAACTAGGATTCTTCTATCTTGTTTTGCGATCGTGGCGTCAAGGCTAGATTTGAGCGTTAAACCATTGTTTGTTCATTCATACAGAAACTATATTCGAGTGTATTGTAAAATAACGAAAAGTAATCGAATGGCTAACCGGGTGTACGAGAATATTGGTCATATTCAACATTGTTTCGAATGTGGATATAGAGAATTGGTAAAAGCATATGATCCAAATCTTTTGTGTATAAATTGTCAAAGGAAAACCCAATTTGCAGGCCCATTATGGTCATCAAGTTTGTTTGATAAAAGCATGATTGAAAGTGTAATTAGAAATTTGGATGAGCACCAAAAGAAGGCCTCTAAATGCGATAATTATTCATATTCTCCCTCCAAATCGATCGCTAGATTTTTTAGTATTGCAAGAAATGAATATGATAGCCTGCCTTATCATTATATAAGCGATGAATTCGGTAAGCTTCTGCGTAACAGTACTCTTCCAGTACATGTTATCGTAAGTACGCTGAAACAAGAGGGATTCGTTGCCAGCCTTACTATTTTTTCATCTACTGGGTTTAAAACAAATGCTAAAGTATCACAAATAAGGGCTATTCTAACCAAGTTATCCAACGAAATATTATAGTAATAATGATTATTGAGTTCAGCATAACGTCATTTAGGTAATATTTTTCCTTATTGAAGTGATTTCTGAGAATGGAATAATATTACTCTTACTGTATTTACCATATTTTCTTAAGATCCAATCTAGACCATCTTTAATCTTTGTAACCGACTTTAACCCCAGTTTGTTCAAATATACTTGGGGTAGTGTTGATATTAGTATTATCTCATACTTTTCTTGTATTAATTGAAGGAAATTAATATGTTCAATTTCGTTTATATACTGGTATTTTTCTAATCCGTTTAGATCAAGTCTTCCTTCTATGAATTTTGATAAAGCACCTTCATTTATTCCTCCTCTGTTTTCTGATAATAAAACAATCGTCCCACCATCAAGTACTGAATGACAATTATTCCATAACAAGTTAAGACTGCTCCCTAAATCTAATTGG
Coding sequences:
- a CDS encoding NOP5/NOP56 family protein, which gives rise to MEDNKYKFLILELGIAILNDDNEILHFKKFHDPLKSHIKLKMNDFEEISENLEFFKFKPSAIVTNYPSLIGILKKISETVEKISPNEERLLQINKKEIYSRIGIFENDDSKNNDETLNSIIRDFSLKWSSLKVQEASAQLDLHISQSVNALDEIDKILNTVGTRVREWYGLHFPELDNLLQNIVTYASIVSKSGERNEITRESLAALEIPENKIEIIIDTAHRSKGGKITEENLSILQDLADQVISLSQIRKTLEGHIESSMDEIAPNMKELLTATVGARLIAKAGSLKRLASLSSSTIQILGAEKALFRTLKTGANPPKHGLLFQHPVIHSAPKWQRGKLARAISAKAAIAARVDLYGQTPLVDNMLSSKLNDRIVEIQQKYKEPSEPQKLRSQEQTQRFRKGDNKRYNGNKRTRYGKRKDEPREKDRDFKFKRNKYKKRFHKSNKK
- a CDS encoding fibrillarin-like rRNA/tRNA 2'-O-methyltransferase, which gives rise to MNNLSVFKEFDNGSYVMLIDNMKERYLATRNMDLQKSVYGEKLIKLDDIEYRIWEPFRSKLAAAILRNLEQNPIKESSSVLYLGASTGTTVSHVSDIIGNKGMVFAVEPSARVAREFLENVASRRKNVIPILMDARNHLQYYSYYGLVDVVYSDIAQPDQTDIAINNCKSYLKKDGHLVIIIKTRSIDVLLDPKAVTKNEARKLEMNNFEILQIVDLEPFDRDHSFIHTRYKG
- the rnhB gene encoding ribonuclease HII, whose protein sequence is MILGGIDEAGRGSIMGPLVVAGIALDKNSILQLQSEGVADSKKLTYLKRERLYPKIVSHAKSIFICRIDPKTIDFYVNQKKLNLLEAKFMTIISNNIFADKIIIDACDVNLVRFKQSIVQNLVNRDVKIYCYHKADLDNIVVSAASIIAKVTRDRQIEKIGRRLNQQIGSGYPSDPKTKIFLRNNIENTLVKEHIRYSWNPVKYLLSDLAQTKIL
- a CDS encoding tRNA (guanine(10)-N(2))-dimethyltransferase — protein: MVKEGETRILVPSLSLVQKEPSKFPAFFNPAAKFNREISILIYRDFLQSPRKNLTFVDSLCGVGSRGLRVAKEVSNIGKVFFNDYNLMAIQTAKFSSVLNDVYNKCTFSNSDVCNFLQNFSNYSEKGTIIDLDPFGSPAQYLDCVLRAIENNGMISITATDTAVLLGVYPKVCNRKYYGIPIRTKYSLEVGTRILLSCFAIVASRLDLSVKPLFVHSYRNYIRVYCKITKSNRMANRVYENIGHIQHCFECGYRELVKAYDPNLLCINCQRKTQFAGPLWSSSLFDKSMIESVIRNLDEHQKKASKCDNYSYSPSKSIARFFSIARNEYDSLPYHYISDEFGKLLRNSTLPVHVIVSTLKQEGFVASLTIFSSTGFKTNAKVSQIRAILTKLSNEIL